DNA from Saccharicrinis carchari:
TGAGCTACTGCCGGGAAACTGGAATCCCAGAGCGTAATAGCAACAGGTACTTAAAATGTATCAGATAAAATAGGTGTACTTGCTCGGACGCTTACCTTGCAGTTAACGTTTAGTATATGAAAAGTAGGCGATTTCGAAGCACTTCATTTTCGGTTAAGCACAAAGTTTGATTCGAATCCAAAGCTTTAATTTTACTGTTATTTCGCCAATTTTTTATATACATTGTTACCACACGTTATTTTCCCTTTTTCTTTTTTTTCTTGCTCTTATTTCCACTTGAAAAATTTGAAGAAGCTTGAGATTTAAGTTCTCCTTCTAATATTAAGATTACATATTCTTTAAGTTTTTTATAATCTATTTCGTCTGTTTTCCAACCAATCGGATAGGTATAATGAGTTCCTGTTTCTTTATCAATTCCGCACAATATATGTATAGTCCCATCAAGGTCAAAAGACGTTTTCTCTGTTAAAATCTTCTTTTCAACTTTAGTACCTGTTTTGTCTATCAAGAAGAATTGATAAATTGGTTCAGCAAATTCAGTCGGTGTTTTATAATATTTCATAGCACTAACTCTTTGACTATTCCAAGTAAATTCATCTACGGTTTCTCCTTTAATTTCTTCCATTTCTTTTGGCAGTTCATTGTTTTCATATTTGGTTTTTAGAATACTGAAAAGGCTATCTCCTTTCACATAATTTTCGTTTGCGTAATATGCTTTAATCAACTTTGCATATAAATTATATTCATTAGGAACAATAGAAAGTACTTCTGAATATGCCTTGATTGATTTTGGGTAATTTTTAGTGTCGGCATATTCTAATAAGCCAATTGATTTTAAAATCTCTACATAGGTAGGGTCTTCTTTGTTTATTAAAGACGCACTTATATAATATTCTTCGAGTGCTTTCTTAAATTCTTGCTGAATATGGTAAACATCAGGAACTTTAAAATATGGGTCGCCAAGTTCAAACTCCATTTCTCTTGCTTTGCGGAAATATACTAACGCAGAGTCATATTTCTTTTGATAATAATATGTGTTGCCTAATTCGGTATAATTTTTTTGTCCAATAGGATTTTTCTCAATAGCGATTTTAAATGTTTCAACTGCTTTATCAAATTGTTGGTCATATCTTAATGAAAGTCCTTTGTATAGATAAATATAGTCGTCATCTAAACCTTTGGCAATTGCTTTGTCATACATTTCAATAGCCTTTTTATCATTTTCCAGTTGAAAAAAAGCATATCCAACACAATACAATTGCTCTTTTGTTAACTCTTCCGTTTTGTCAGCAAACTTTATCAGTTCCTTAAAATCTCTTTTATTGTATAATTCCTCAACAGTTTGAGCATTTAAA
Protein-coding regions in this window:
- a CDS encoding tetratricopeptide repeat protein is translated as MKVHITLTIILTFLVGLLNAQTVEELYNKRDFKELIKFADKTEELTKEQLYCVGYAFFQLENDKKAIEMYDKAIAKGLDDDYIYLYKGLSLRYDQQFDKAVETFKIAIEKNPIGQKNYTELGNTYYYQKKYDSALVYFRKAREMEFELGDPYFKVPDVYHIQQEFKKALEEYYISASLINKEDPTYVEILKSIGLLEYADTKNYPKSIKAYSEVLSIVPNEYNLYAKLIKAYYANENYVKGDSLFSILKTKYENNELPKEMEEIKGETVDEFTWNSQRVSAMKYYKTPTEFAEPIYQFFLIDKTGTKVEKKILTEKTSFDLDGTIHILCGIDKETGTHYTYPIGWKTDEIDYKKLKEYVILILEGELKSQASSNFSSGNKSKKKKKKGK